GCAGTGTGACCCTGCGGTTCGTGCCGCCAGCCGCGCGCCCGGCCGACCCCGGGCGGATCGCCGGACGGGCCGTGAACACCGCTGCCTGCAGCCGCTTCGGGCCCGATGTGGTGGGGGACATCCACTGGCGGGCGAAGTCCGGCAAGTGGTATCTGCTCGCGGCCGGCAGCCAGGAGGTCGGCGGACTCGATGCCACGGGCGGGGTCCGCGCCACCGCCGCGGAGCGCACCCTCGCCGCACCGGCCGGGCCGGACACCCCGGCGGAGGTCGTCGGGCGGCTGCGGAGCGGGGGGAGCGTACGGGCGCCGCATCCGTAGCCGGTGGACGGATTGCCGTGCGGTGCGCGCTGAATCCGGACAGAAGGTGTCGGGTATCGCTGTCAGGGTCGCCGTTGCAGAGGCAAGGCACCTGACAGCGAGGAGTGGCGTACGTGACCGGACGGAAAGAACTGGCGGGACGGGTGGCGCTGGTCGCCGGGGCGACCCGGGGCGCCGGCCGGGCGATGGCGGTGGAGCTGGGCCGGGCCGGGGCCCTGGTCTATGTGACGGGGCGGACGACCCGGGAGCGGACCAGCGAGGTCGGCCGGCCCACGGAGACGATCGAGCAGACCGCGGAGCTGGTGACCGCCGCGGGCGGCATCGGTATCGCCGTACCGACCGACCATCTGGACCCGGCGCAGGTCAAGGCGCTGACCGAGCGCATCGACCGGGAGCAGGGACGGCTGGATGTGCTGGTCAACAGCGTCTGGGGCGGTGACCGGCTGCTCGAGTTCAACACCAAGCTGTGGGACCTCGACCTGGAGAACGGGCTGCGGATGTTCCGTCTCGGCATCGACACCCACGTCATCACCAGCCATTACGCACTGCCGCTGCTGATCCGGCGGCCCGGCGGCCTGGTCATCGAAGTCACCGACGGCACCGACACCTTCAACCGCACCTACCGCGAGAACCTCTGCTTCGACCTCACCAAGAACGCCCCGCACCGTATGGCCTTCGGCCTCGCCGCCGAGCTGAAGGAGTACGGCGGCACGGCGGTCTCGCTCACCCCCGGCTTTCTGCGGTCCGAGGAGATGCTGGACCACTTCGGGGTGACGGAGGAGACCTGGCGCGACGCGGTGGC
This genomic stretch from Streptomyces nigrescens harbors:
- a CDS encoding SDR family oxidoreductase; the encoded protein is MTGRKELAGRVALVAGATRGAGRAMAVELGRAGALVYVTGRTTRERTSEVGRPTETIEQTAELVTAAGGIGIAVPTDHLDPAQVKALTERIDREQGRLDVLVNSVWGGDRLLEFNTKLWDLDLENGLRMFRLGIDTHVITSHYALPLLIRRPGGLVIEVTDGTDTFNRTYRENLCFDLTKNAPHRMAFGLAAELKEYGGTAVSLTPGFLRSEEMLDHFGVTEETWRDAVAKEPHFAIAESPALIGRGVRALAADPDKARWSGQSLSSGQLAQEYDFTDTDGSRPDAFGYFADVVFGGKEGSAADYR